A section of the Tenrec ecaudatus isolate mTenEca1 chromosome 15, mTenEca1.hap1, whole genome shotgun sequence genome encodes:
- the TIMM21 gene encoding mitochondrial import inner membrane translocase subunit Tim21, with amino-acid sequence MICALLRAVQHAERRHRAAGVRVLLPRAAPSTAFLHAGPGGRCSPPECPKPAWTPRVLAVTPRTIWTQGWSPRRAKEDNSKQVSVHRSPGGEPAVSTTQKVKEAGRDLTYFLVVLAGIGITGGLLYVIFSELFSSTSPNQIYGKALERCRSHPEVTGVLGEPIKGYGETTRRGRRQHVSYIKYTQDGLQHMRLKFYIEGSEPGKQGTVHLEVKENPESGQYEFHYILVEVDSYPRRVIIVEDHRA; translated from the exons ATGATTTGCGCTCTTCTACGAGCCGTACAGCACGCGGAAAGGCGGCACCGCGCGGCGGGGGTGCGGGTCTTGCTGCCCCGCGCGGCGCCTAGCACCGCCTTTCTCCACGCCGGGCCCGGCGGGAGGTGCTCGCCGCCGGAGTGTCCAAAACCCGCCTGGACGCCCCGCGTCCTTGCGGTCACCCCGAGAACCATCTGGACGCAGGGATGGAGCCCCCGCAGGGCGAAGGAGGACAACAGCAAGCAGGTGTCTGTGCACAGAAGCCCTGGAGGGGAGCCTGCGGTCTCCACGACCcagaaag TGAAGGAAGCTGGACGAGACCTCACCTACTTCCTGGTGGTGCTTGCTGGAATCGGCATTACAG GTGGTTTGCTCTACGTCATTTTCAGCGAGCTTTTTTCTTCGACCAGCCCTAACCAGATATATGGGAAAGCCTTAGAGAGATGCCGGTCCCATCCCGAG GTGACGGGTGTATTGGGGGAGCCCATCAAAGGCTATGGGGAGACAACCCGCCGAGGGCGGCGGCAGCACGTCAG CTACATCAagtacacccaggatgggctgcagCACATGCGCCTCAAGTTCTACATCGAGGGCTCGGAGCCAGGCAAGCAGGGCACCGTGCACCTGGAAGTGAAAGAG AACCCAGAGAGTGGCCAGTATGAGTTCCACTACATCCTCGTGGAGGTGGACTCCTACCCGAGACGCGTGATCATCGTGGAAGACCATCGCGCCTGA